One Ricinus communis isolate WT05 ecotype wild-type chromosome 7, ASM1957865v1, whole genome shotgun sequence genomic region harbors:
- the LOC8261641 gene encoding protein SOSEKI 2, protein MEVRSKRSSREREISPDRAKVCMQPKVKPIKKVQVVYYLSRNGQLEHPHYMEVVHFTNHHLRLKDVMDRLTVLRGKGMPSLYSWSCKRSYKNGYVWNDLAENDIIYPSDGAEYVLKGSELVEGCSERLQQLQVTNNNRPLIQELNLHAKGKQLAPSQQPKLQLEETHNTKFEFEDFEEDQEQESQEEYEDEEKTSYTSSTTPHSRCSRGVSTDELEEPSKNPTTESTHHDSSPPPPPPPPSNKAHLITNPNNTPIPKRYEDGDPIFTESAPSRNSVLLQLISCGNLAVAKAKNNAAESLKHQQPKVTTVVIKRSESNLHKGVLYKSAVKVAEEDEIRYMSENPRFGNLQAEEKEYFSGSIVESMSENRVAADSAGLKRSNSYNEERSTKGRMEEEAEQEETRERGSRGKCIPRKMVLTSSSSKQTKK, encoded by the exons GGAGGTTCGATCAAAAAGAAGCAGCAGAGAAAGAGAAATCAGCCCCGACAGGGCTAAAGTGTGTATGCAACCAAAGGTCAAACCCATCAAAAAGGTTCAGGTTGTTTACTATCTCTCGAGAAATGGCCAACTTGAGCACCCGCATTACATGGAAGTTGTCCATTTCACTAATCATCATCTCCGCTTGAAAG ATGTTATGGATCGGCTTACTGTTCTTAGAGGCAAAGGCATGCCTTCTCTTTACTCATGGTCTTGCAAAAG GAGTTACAAGAATGGTTATGTCTGGAATGACTTAGCAGAGAATGATATAATTTATCCATCAGATGGAGCTGAGTACGTACTCAAAGGGTCTGAACTAGTTGAAGGATGTTCAG AGAGGCTCCAACAGCTTCAGGTAACTAATAATAACAGACCACTAATTCAGGAACTCAATCTCCATGCAAAAGGAAAACAACTCGCTCCGAGTCAACAACCCAAACTACAACTCGAGGAAACTCACAACACCAAATTCGAGTTTGAAGATTTCGAAGAAGATCAAGAGCAAGAATCGCAAGAAGAGTATGAAGATGAAGAGAAAACAAGCTACACATCCTCAACAACACCACATTCTCGTTGCTCTAGAGGTGTATCAACAGACGAACTCGAAGAACCCTCTAAAAACCCCACGACTGAGTCAACTCACCATGACTcttcaccaccaccaccaccaccaccaccatccAACAAAGCCCACTTGATCACCAACCCAAACAACACTCCTATTCCTAAGAGATATGAAGATGGTGACCCAATTTTCACCGAGTCAGCACCGAGTCGTAACTCTGTCCTACTCCAGCTCATTTCTTGTGGAAACTTAGCTGTGGCTAAAGCAAAGAACAATGCTGCAGAAAGCTTAAAGCACCAACAGCCAAAGGTGACTACTGTAGTTATTAAGAGAAGTGAAAGCAATCTTCATAAAGGGGTTTTGTACAAGAGTGCTGTTAAGGTTGCCGAGGAAGATGAGATAAGATACATGTCTGAGAATCCTAGGTTTGGTAACCTACAAGCTGAAGAGAAGGAGTACTTTAGCGGCAGCATTGTTGAATCCATGAGCGAGAACCGAGTCGCGGCTGATTCAGCCGGATTGAAGAGATCAAACTCCTACAATGAAGAGAG GAGCACAAAGGGTAGAATGGAAGAAGAAGCAGAGCAAGAAGAAACTAGGGAGAGAGGATCAAGAGGGAAGTGCATCCCTCGCAAGATGGTTCTAacatcatcttcttcaaaacagaccaaaaaataa
- the LOC8261640 gene encoding protein DOWNSTREAM OF FLC: MARQLVLFFALSLCVLPSLVSARLVGRPFHIKGRVYCDTCRCGFETKKTTYIPGARVRIECEDRTTLRLKYSVEGETDETGTYNILVEDDHQDQICYAALVSSPWPSCNTADPGRSRAHVVVTRNNGAISDLHFANSMGFLRNQAMSGCTELVKQLLQSDE, translated from the exons ATGGCTAGGCAGCTGGTGCTGTTTTTTGCATTGTCTCTTTGTGTACTCCCTTCGCTCGTTAGCGCACGCCTAGTTGGGAGGCCATTCCATATCAAAGGCCGAGTCTACTGCGACACTTGCCGTTGTGGCTTTGAGACCAAGAAAACTACTTATATACCCG GTGCAAGGGTGAGAATCGAGTGCGAAGACAGGACAACTTTACGGCTTAAATACAGTGTCGAGGGAGAAACAGACGAGACAGGAACATACAATATCTTGGTTGAGGATGACCATCAAGACCAGATATGCTATGCTGCTCTTGTTAGCAGTCCATGGCCCAGTTGCAATACTGCAGACCCAGGTCGCAGTCGTGCTCATGTTGTAGTAACTCGGAATAATGGTGCTATTTCCGACCTTCATTTTGCAAATTCCATGGGATTTCTGAGGAATCAAGCAATGTCTGGCTGCACTGAATTGGTGAAGCAACTTCTGCAATCTGATGAATAG
- the LOC8261639 gene encoding type I inositol polyphosphate 5-phosphatase 5, with protein MITTNIETTKADSPTNTTPENSVKGEKKKKSIIPKIFSSKRNWKGGSSYDLLVSDGDDDLFDFDKKISARKQAFIDSSPTLRKSFSERKTSPAIEGLNLCNFEQSMAPETEIKEFRIFVGTWNVGGRAPNSGLNLEDFLQVEGCADIYVCGFQEIVPLSAGNVLVSEDNEPAAKWLALINHALNKPRPDLDSTPISRFLIANNVKDSKPHNFFNKTSLKVLSKSLRVDSSLIKVCNCPVESPSRERHRLRKLNHSMKRLDPGVPRHQDNFPNGYPYTADMPTLPCAPAQMSYSLITSKQMVGIFVSVWARKELVPHIGHLRVSSVGRGIMGCLGNKGCISVSITLHRTSLCFVCCHLASGEKEGDELRRNADVAEIIRSTLFPKICKNSNPRGPERIIDHDRIICLGDLNYRVALSYEEARILLEGNDWDALLEKDQLNMEREAGRVFNGFSEGRILFAPTYKYSHNSDSYAGETVKSRKKRRTPAWCDRILWRGRGIEQLSYIRGESRFSDHRPVCAVFAVEVEARNRSNGRFRKGYSCAAQRMEYEDCIPQRHSFYGL; from the exons ATGATCACCACCAATATAGAAACAACCAAAGCTGATAGCCCTACAAATACTACTCCTGAAAATTCTGTCAAAGgtgagaagaaaaagaag TCTATCATTCCAAAGATTTTCAGTTCCAAGCGAAATTGGAAAGGTGGATCCAGCTATGACTTGTTAGTATCAGATGGCGATGATGATCTTTTTG attttgataaaaagatATCAGCAAGGAAACAAGCATTCATAGACTCATCTCCTACATTGAGAAAAAGTTTCTCAg AAAGAAAGACTAGTCCTGCAATTGAAGGCCTGAACCTATGTAACTTTGAGCAGTCTATGGCACCAGAAAcagaaatcaaagaatttaG GATTTTCGTAGGAACATGGAATGTGGGAGGAAGGGCACCCAACTCTGGCCTGAACCTGGAAGATTTCTTGCAAGTGGAAGGCTGTGCAGATATTTATGTTTGTGG GTTTCAGGAAATTGTTCCACTCAGTGCTGGAAATGTACTAGTGAGTGAAGACAATGAACCTGCTGCAAAATGGCTAGCTCTGATAAACCATGCACTTAACAAGCCGCGGCCCGACCTTGATTCAACACCCATTTCAAGATTCCTTATAGCCAACAATGTCAAAGATTCAAAGCCGCATAACTTCTTTAATAAAACTTCTCTCAAAGTCCTTAGCAAAAGTTTGAGGGTAGACAGTAGTCTTATCAAAGTCTGCAATTGTCCTGTGGAATCCCCATCCCGTGAAAGACACAGACTAAGAAAGCTTAATCACTCCATGAAAAGATTAGACCCTGGAGTTCCTCGTCATCAGGATAACTTCCCTAATGGCTATCCATATACAGCTGATATGCCTACCTTGCCTTGCGCACCCGCACAGATGTCTTACAGCCTAATAACAAGCAAGCAAATGGTCGGCATTTTCGTCTCGGTTTGGGCTAGAAAAGAGTTGGTGCCTCACATTGGCCATCTCAGAGTCTCTTCTGTAGGAAGAGGAATAATGGGTTGCCTTGGCAACAAG GGATGTATATCAGTAAGCATAACATTACACAGAACGAGCCTCTGCTTTGTGTGCTGTCACTTGGCTTCTGGGGAAAAGGAAGGAGATGAGCTAAGGAGAAACGCTGATGTAGCTGAGATCATAAGAAGCACACTGTTCCCCAAGATTTGCAAGAATTCAAATCCTCGAGGCCCAGAAAGAATAATTGATCATGA CCGGATAATTTGTCTTGGAGATCTTAATTATCGAGTAGCTTTGAGCTATGAGGAAGCAAGAATTCTGTTGGAGGGTAACGACTGGGACGCATTACTAGAGAAAGATCAG TTGAATATGGAGAGAGAAGCAGGGAGAGTATTTAATGGATTTTCTGAAGGAAGGATCTTATTTGCTCCCACTTATAAGTATTCACATAATTCGGACTCTTATGCTGGAGAAACTGTAAAATCCAGGAAGAAACGAAGAACCCCAGCATG GTGTGACAGGATATTATGGCGCGGAAGAGGCATCGAGCAGTTATCATATATTCGAGGAGAATCAAGATTCTCTGATCACAGACCGGTTTGTGCTGTCTTTGCAGTGGAGGTGGAAGCAAGGAATAGAAGCAACGGCAGGTTCAGAAAGGGTTACTCATGTGCAGCTCAAAGAATGGAATACGAAGATTGCATACCTCAAAGACATAGCTTTTATGGGCTCTAA
- the LOC8261638 gene encoding putative ETHYLENE INSENSITIVE 3-like 4 protein isoform X1, whose product MVKFLGEVDSPISIEEEEEEEISYEELKKRMWKDRMRMQKLKEKCASEEPESVAKEEASRRKKMSRAQDSILKYMVKIMEVCKAQGFVYGIISEKGKPVTGSSDSLRQWWKEKARFDQEAPQALEEFLPSLAQDEFDSVSSMHLLQDLQDSTLGSLLSALMQRCVPPQRRFPLERGLAPPWWPTGNEIWWGEQGPSREHGIPPYKKPHDLKKAWKLSVLAAVIKHLSPNFDRMRRLVTQSKCLQAKMTAKESATWSKVVNQEEALLQLTEKCLKIDDPEKEQGSGSDSQISEKRKCAFDREASMDRLYACQNLQCPESEVGLGFLEKNSRADHQFQCAYRAESDVDQENTTDSRNHVESSADALRWYDEVLISPPIDVSSLTDWPNTVLAKGNFEGKEIATTENEYISRYKMEDYPIYWGTEIEALIQQGAFGYRRGNMDYSSQENLHDQGTQTSIWDLGNEWSGTGQPQTKKCSF is encoded by the coding sequence ATGGTGAAATTTCTTGGGGAGGTGGACTCTCCAATCTctattgaagaagaagaagaagaagagataaGTTATGAAGAACTCAAGAAACGTATGTGGAAAGATCGCATGCGCATgcaaaagcttaaagagaAGTGTGCCAGCGAAGAACCCGAGTCAGTAGCAAAGGAAGAGGCGTCTCGCAGGAAAAAGATGTCAAGGGCTCAAGATTCCATTCTTAAGTACATGGTGAAGATCATGGAAGTTTGCAAAGCTCAAGGGTTcgtttatgggattatttcaGAGAAAGGTAAGCCTGTAACTGGCTCGTCTGATAGTCTGCGTCAGTGGTGGAAAGAAAAAGCCCGATTCGATCAAGAAGCTCCTCAGGCCCTTGAAGAATTCTTGCCAAGTTTAGCTCAAGATGAATTCGATTCTGTTTCTTCCATGCATTTACTTCAAGATTTGCAAGATTCTACTTTAGGGTCTCTTCTTTCTGCTCTTATGCAACGGTGTGTTCCTCCACAAAGAAGGTTTCCATTAGAGAGAGGTTTAGCTCCTCCCTGGTGGCCAACAGGGAATGAGATATGGTGGGGTGAGCAGGGACCCTCACGAGAACATGGTATTCCTCCTTATAAGAAACCTCATGATCTCAAAAAAGCTTGGAAGCTTAGTGTTTTGGCTGCAGTAATCAAGCATTTGTCTCCTAATTTCGATCGAATGAGACGGCTTGTTACACAATCAAAGTGTTTGCAAGCTAAGATGACTGCTAAAGAAAGTGCTACTTGGTCTAAAGTTGTTAATCAAGAAGAAGCACTTTTGCAGCTTACTGAAAAATGCCTCAAAATAGATGATCCTGAAAAGGAACAAGGAAGTGGCAGTGACTCACAAATTAGTGAGAAGAGGAAATGTGCGTTTGATCGAGAGGCTTCTATGGATAGGCTATATGCTTGCCAAAACTTGCAGTGTCCAGAGAGTGAAGTAGGGTTAGGATTTCTTGAAAAGAATTCAAGGGCTGATCATCAGTTTCAGTGTGCTTATCGTGCCGAAAGTGATGTTGACCAAGAAAACACTACTGACAGTAGAAATCATGTTGAGTCATCTGCAGATGCTCTTCGCTGGTACGATGAAGTCTTGATTAGTCCTCCAATAGACGTGTCAAGTCTGACTGATTGGCCTAACACAGTGCTAGCAAAAGGTAATtttgaaggtaaagaaattgCTACTACggaaaatgaatatatttctCGCTACAAAATGGAAGACTATCCAATTTACTGGGGAACTGAAATTGAAGCTTTAATACAGCAGGGTGCTTTTGGATATCGGAGAGGAAATATGGACTACTCATCACAAGAGAATTTGCATGATCAAGGAACACAAACTTCAATTTGGGATTTGGGAAATGAGTGGAGCGGAACTGGCCAGCCACAGACAAAGAAATGCTCTTTCTAA
- the LOC8261638 gene encoding putative ETHYLENE INSENSITIVE 3-like 4 protein isoform X4, with translation MVKFLGEVDSPISIEEEEEEEISYEELKKRMWKDRMRMQKLKEKCASEEPESVAKEEASRRKKMSRAQDSILKYMVKIMEVCKAQGFVYGIISEKGKPVTGSSDSLRQWWKEKARFDQEAPQALEEFLPSLAQDEFDSVSSMHLLQDLQDSTLGSLLSALMQRCVPPQRRFPLERGLAPPWWPTGNEIWWGEQGPSREHGIPPYKKPHDLKKAWKLSVLAAVIKHLSPNFDRMRRLVTQSKCLQAKMTAKESATWSKVVNQEEALLQLTEKCLKIDDPEKEQGSGSDSQISEKRKCAFDREASMDRLYACQNLQCPESEVGLGFLEKNSRADHQFQCAYRAESDVDQENTTDSRNHVESSADALRWYDEVLISPPIDVSSLTDWPNTVLAKGCFWISERKYGLLITREFA, from the exons ATGGTGAAATTTCTTGGGGAGGTGGACTCTCCAATCTctattgaagaagaagaagaagaagagataaGTTATGAAGAACTCAAGAAACGTATGTGGAAAGATCGCATGCGCATgcaaaagcttaaagagaAGTGTGCCAGCGAAGAACCCGAGTCAGTAGCAAAGGAAGAGGCGTCTCGCAGGAAAAAGATGTCAAGGGCTCAAGATTCCATTCTTAAGTACATGGTGAAGATCATGGAAGTTTGCAAAGCTCAAGGGTTcgtttatgggattatttcaGAGAAAGGTAAGCCTGTAACTGGCTCGTCTGATAGTCTGCGTCAGTGGTGGAAAGAAAAAGCCCGATTCGATCAAGAAGCTCCTCAGGCCCTTGAAGAATTCTTGCCAAGTTTAGCTCAAGATGAATTCGATTCTGTTTCTTCCATGCATTTACTTCAAGATTTGCAAGATTCTACTTTAGGGTCTCTTCTTTCTGCTCTTATGCAACGGTGTGTTCCTCCACAAAGAAGGTTTCCATTAGAGAGAGGTTTAGCTCCTCCCTGGTGGCCAACAGGGAATGAGATATGGTGGGGTGAGCAGGGACCCTCACGAGAACATGGTATTCCTCCTTATAAGAAACCTCATGATCTCAAAAAAGCTTGGAAGCTTAGTGTTTTGGCTGCAGTAATCAAGCATTTGTCTCCTAATTTCGATCGAATGAGACGGCTTGTTACACAATCAAAGTGTTTGCAAGCTAAGATGACTGCTAAAGAAAGTGCTACTTGGTCTAAAGTTGTTAATCAAGAAGAAGCACTTTTGCAGCTTACTGAAAAATGCCTCAAAATAGATGATCCTGAAAAGGAACAAGGAAGTGGCAGTGACTCACAAATTAGTGAGAAGAGGAAATGTGCGTTTGATCGAGAGGCTTCTATGGATAGGCTATATGCTTGCCAAAACTTGCAGTGTCCAGAGAGTGAAGTAGGGTTAGGATTTCTTGAAAAGAATTCAAGGGCTGATCATCAGTTTCAGTGTGCTTATCGTGCCGAAAGTGATGTTGACCAAGAAAACACTACTGACAGTAGAAATCATGTTGAGTCATCTGCAGATGCTCTTCGCTGGTACGATGAAGTCTTGATTAGTCCTCCAATAGACGTGTCAAGTCTGACTGATTGGCCTAACACAGTGCTAGCAAAAG GGTGCTTTTGGATATCGGAGAGGAAATATGGACTACTCATCACAAGAGAATTTGCATGA
- the LOC8261638 gene encoding putative ETHYLENE INSENSITIVE 3-like 4 protein isoform X2: MVKFLGEVDSPISIEEEEEEEISYEELKKRMWKDRMRMQKLKEKCASEEPESVAKEEASRRKKMSRAQDSILKYMVKIMEVCKAQGFVYGIISEKGKPVTGSSDSLRQWWKEKARFDQEAPQALEEFLPSLAQDEFDSVSSMHLLQDLQDSTLGSLLSALMQRCVPPQRRFPLERGLAPPWWPTGNEIWWGEQGPSREHGIPPYKKPHDLKKAWKLSVLAAVIKHLSPNFDRMRRLVTQSKCLQAKMTAKESATWSKVVNQEEALLQLTEKCLKIDDPEKEQGSGSDSQISEKRKCAFDREASMDRLYACQNLQCPESEVGLGFLEKNSRADHQFQCAYRAESDVDQENTTDSRNHVESSADALRWYDEVLISPPIDVSSLTDWPNTVLAKGNFEGCFWISERKYGLLITREFA; the protein is encoded by the exons ATGGTGAAATTTCTTGGGGAGGTGGACTCTCCAATCTctattgaagaagaagaagaagaagagataaGTTATGAAGAACTCAAGAAACGTATGTGGAAAGATCGCATGCGCATgcaaaagcttaaagagaAGTGTGCCAGCGAAGAACCCGAGTCAGTAGCAAAGGAAGAGGCGTCTCGCAGGAAAAAGATGTCAAGGGCTCAAGATTCCATTCTTAAGTACATGGTGAAGATCATGGAAGTTTGCAAAGCTCAAGGGTTcgtttatgggattatttcaGAGAAAGGTAAGCCTGTAACTGGCTCGTCTGATAGTCTGCGTCAGTGGTGGAAAGAAAAAGCCCGATTCGATCAAGAAGCTCCTCAGGCCCTTGAAGAATTCTTGCCAAGTTTAGCTCAAGATGAATTCGATTCTGTTTCTTCCATGCATTTACTTCAAGATTTGCAAGATTCTACTTTAGGGTCTCTTCTTTCTGCTCTTATGCAACGGTGTGTTCCTCCACAAAGAAGGTTTCCATTAGAGAGAGGTTTAGCTCCTCCCTGGTGGCCAACAGGGAATGAGATATGGTGGGGTGAGCAGGGACCCTCACGAGAACATGGTATTCCTCCTTATAAGAAACCTCATGATCTCAAAAAAGCTTGGAAGCTTAGTGTTTTGGCTGCAGTAATCAAGCATTTGTCTCCTAATTTCGATCGAATGAGACGGCTTGTTACACAATCAAAGTGTTTGCAAGCTAAGATGACTGCTAAAGAAAGTGCTACTTGGTCTAAAGTTGTTAATCAAGAAGAAGCACTTTTGCAGCTTACTGAAAAATGCCTCAAAATAGATGATCCTGAAAAGGAACAAGGAAGTGGCAGTGACTCACAAATTAGTGAGAAGAGGAAATGTGCGTTTGATCGAGAGGCTTCTATGGATAGGCTATATGCTTGCCAAAACTTGCAGTGTCCAGAGAGTGAAGTAGGGTTAGGATTTCTTGAAAAGAATTCAAGGGCTGATCATCAGTTTCAGTGTGCTTATCGTGCCGAAAGTGATGTTGACCAAGAAAACACTACTGACAGTAGAAATCATGTTGAGTCATCTGCAGATGCTCTTCGCTGGTACGATGAAGTCTTGATTAGTCCTCCAATAGACGTGTCAAGTCTGACTGATTGGCCTAACACAGTGCTAGCAAAAGGTAATtttgaag GGTGCTTTTGGATATCGGAGAGGAAATATGGACTACTCATCACAAGAGAATTTGCATGA
- the LOC8261638 gene encoding putative ETHYLENE INSENSITIVE 3-like 4 protein isoform X3, translating into MVKFLGEVDSPISIEEEEEEEISYEELKKRMWKDRMRMQKLKEKCASEEPESVAKEEASRRKKMSRAQDSILKYMVKIMEVCKAQGFVYGIISEKGKPVTGSSDSLRQWWKEKARFDQEAPQALEEFLPSLAQDEFDSVSSMHLLQDLQDSTLGSLLSALMQRCVPPQRRFPLERGLAPPWWPTGNEIWWGEQGPSREHGIPPYKKPHDLKKAWKLSVLAAVIKHLSPNFDRMRRLVTQSKCLQAKMTAKESATWSKVVNQEEALLQLTEKCLKIDDPEKEQGSGSDSQISEKRKCAFDREASMDRLYACQNLQCPESEVGLGFLEKNSRADHQFQCAYRAESDVDQENTTDSRNHVESSADALRWYDEVLISPPIDVSSLTDWPNTVLAKAGCFWISERKYGLLITREFA; encoded by the exons ATGGTGAAATTTCTTGGGGAGGTGGACTCTCCAATCTctattgaagaagaagaagaagaagagataaGTTATGAAGAACTCAAGAAACGTATGTGGAAAGATCGCATGCGCATgcaaaagcttaaagagaAGTGTGCCAGCGAAGAACCCGAGTCAGTAGCAAAGGAAGAGGCGTCTCGCAGGAAAAAGATGTCAAGGGCTCAAGATTCCATTCTTAAGTACATGGTGAAGATCATGGAAGTTTGCAAAGCTCAAGGGTTcgtttatgggattatttcaGAGAAAGGTAAGCCTGTAACTGGCTCGTCTGATAGTCTGCGTCAGTGGTGGAAAGAAAAAGCCCGATTCGATCAAGAAGCTCCTCAGGCCCTTGAAGAATTCTTGCCAAGTTTAGCTCAAGATGAATTCGATTCTGTTTCTTCCATGCATTTACTTCAAGATTTGCAAGATTCTACTTTAGGGTCTCTTCTTTCTGCTCTTATGCAACGGTGTGTTCCTCCACAAAGAAGGTTTCCATTAGAGAGAGGTTTAGCTCCTCCCTGGTGGCCAACAGGGAATGAGATATGGTGGGGTGAGCAGGGACCCTCACGAGAACATGGTATTCCTCCTTATAAGAAACCTCATGATCTCAAAAAAGCTTGGAAGCTTAGTGTTTTGGCTGCAGTAATCAAGCATTTGTCTCCTAATTTCGATCGAATGAGACGGCTTGTTACACAATCAAAGTGTTTGCAAGCTAAGATGACTGCTAAAGAAAGTGCTACTTGGTCTAAAGTTGTTAATCAAGAAGAAGCACTTTTGCAGCTTACTGAAAAATGCCTCAAAATAGATGATCCTGAAAAGGAACAAGGAAGTGGCAGTGACTCACAAATTAGTGAGAAGAGGAAATGTGCGTTTGATCGAGAGGCTTCTATGGATAGGCTATATGCTTGCCAAAACTTGCAGTGTCCAGAGAGTGAAGTAGGGTTAGGATTTCTTGAAAAGAATTCAAGGGCTGATCATCAGTTTCAGTGTGCTTATCGTGCCGAAAGTGATGTTGACCAAGAAAACACTACTGACAGTAGAAATCATGTTGAGTCATCTGCAGATGCTCTTCGCTGGTACGATGAAGTCTTGATTAGTCCTCCAATAGACGTGTCAAGTCTGACTGATTGGCCTAACACAGTGCTAGCAAAAG CAGGGTGCTTTTGGATATCGGAGAGGAAATATGGACTACTCATCACAAGAGAATTTGCATGA